One segment of Acidovorax sp. DW039 DNA contains the following:
- a CDS encoding chemotaxis protein CheW: MANREALRELQVRLAGRLQAATGEGLSVSSWLAVEAAGQFYLLPLAQSGEIFPWVSVQTVPYTQAWFLGVANLRGGLVGVVDLAGLLGTPVQRTEQMLADASLLAFNTALDVNAALLVDRLAGLRGTEAFVASEAPAQDAPAFFGSTYIDASGVRWQELNLQILSQHPAFLSISA; the protein is encoded by the coding sequence ATGGCCAATCGCGAAGCCCTTCGAGAGCTCCAGGTACGTCTTGCTGGCCGTTTGCAGGCAGCGACGGGCGAGGGCTTGTCCGTGTCATCGTGGCTGGCCGTGGAAGCGGCTGGCCAGTTTTATCTGCTGCCGCTTGCGCAGTCGGGTGAGATTTTTCCTTGGGTCTCTGTGCAGACCGTCCCGTACACCCAGGCTTGGTTCCTGGGGGTTGCCAACCTGCGTGGCGGTTTGGTGGGGGTGGTTGATCTGGCTGGCCTGCTCGGCACGCCCGTGCAGCGCACAGAGCAGATGCTGGCAGACGCCAGCCTGCTGGCGTTCAACACCGCACTGGATGTGAACGCTGCCCTGCTGGTGGATCGTCTTGCCGGTTTGCGAGGCACCGAGGCGTTTGTGGCTTCGGAAGCGCCTGCCCAAGACGCACCTGCTTTTTTTGGCTCCACCTACATCGATGCGAGCGGTGTTCGCTGGCAAGAGCTGAACCTTCAAATCCTGTCCCAACATCCTGCATTCCTGAGCATCAGTGCTTGA
- a CDS encoding response regulator encodes MTTTGASFKVLVVDDSNTIRRSAEIFLKQGGHEVLLADDGFDALAKVNDYQPQLIFCDILMPKLDGYQTCAIIKRNARFADTPVVMLSSKDGVFDKARGRMVGCQDYLTKPFTKDQLLQAVQQFGNSQIGAM; translated from the coding sequence TTGACTACAACAGGCGCATCTTTCAAGGTGCTCGTGGTGGATGACAGCAACACCATCCGTCGAAGCGCCGAGATTTTCCTCAAGCAGGGAGGGCACGAGGTACTGTTGGCTGATGATGGCTTTGATGCCTTGGCCAAGGTCAACGACTATCAGCCACAGCTGATCTTCTGCGACATCCTCATGCCCAAACTGGACGGCTACCAGACCTGCGCCATCATCAAGCGCAACGCCCGCTTTGCAGATACACCCGTGGTGATGCTTTCATCCAAGGACGGCGTGTTCGACAAGGCCCGTGGTCGCATGGTGGGCTGCCAGGACTACCTCACCAAACCCTTTACCAAAGACCAGTTGCTGCAGGCTGTGCAGCAATTTGGCAATTCCCAAATAGGAGCGATGTAA
- a CDS encoding response regulator, translating to MPIQKVLVVDDSKTELMFLTDLLQKKGMQVRTAENAEEAFRRLAEEKPDLILMDVVMPGQNGFQLTRAISRDPLYADVPIIMCTSKNQETDRVWGMRQGARGYITKPVDPAELQSKIDALN from the coding sequence ATGCCCATCCAGAAAGTACTGGTCGTCGACGACTCGAAGACCGAGTTGATGTTCCTGACCGACCTGCTTCAGAAAAAAGGCATGCAAGTGCGCACGGCAGAAAATGCCGAAGAAGCCTTCCGCCGACTGGCTGAAGAAAAGCCTGACCTCATCCTGATGGATGTGGTCATGCCTGGTCAAAACGGTTTCCAGCTCACCCGCGCCATCAGCCGCGACCCGCTGTATGCAGATGTGCCCATCATCATGTGCACCAGCAAGAACCAGGAGACAGACCGCGTGTGGGGCATGCGCCAGGGCGCCCGCGGTTACATCACCAAGCCGGTGGATCCTGCAGAGCTGCAGTCCAAGATCGACGCGCTGAACTGA
- a CDS encoding rubredoxin: protein MTDSKTWMCLICGWIYDEAAGSPEHGIPPNTPWDQVPMNWTCPECGARKEDFEMVQI, encoded by the coding sequence GTGACCGACTCTAAGACGTGGATGTGTTTGATATGTGGTTGGATCTATGACGAGGCTGCAGGTTCACCTGAGCACGGCATCCCGCCCAACACACCTTGGGACCAGGTTCCGATGAACTGGACCTGCCCCGAATGCGGAGCCCGCAAAGAAGATTTTGAGATGGTGCAGATTTGA